The following proteins come from a genomic window of Maylandia zebra isolate NMK-2024a linkage group LG22, Mzebra_GT3a, whole genome shotgun sequence:
- the sync gene encoding uncharacterized protein sync: MDDLDDNISSSGFEPLFIKEEEGNPERSLMEQGECNTNLHDLTFTGAQLKQSALIKPYLQEMDDLLKSCEELTGISFGSQYSANYTETNLNESSHGQAKEEVTVEKCGEAWKHPQAYLSTSYIDTHIDGTSAEEKPAQGQSHCMGTVIDRCGVTTERCRQAEMPLTSAGNKLSKTMVEYEGQLLGMLAMLEGCMEETGMDFEPQEWVTDESQEYVHINKNPQLYRGTTLVPIQQERLLKTESQPMQLDSWEEGQVSKDTGKRMTAGSATHGSQHKDLSGHDMMGELSVDRSESPGHLKTDKVFGFSETPIDTTKENTMYCEGMKPGHIFDESTETTGDVIEIDVDANELLSEKTEELKRDTLDLGSSVTELEALGTQMEDCIEGVQRLQKRRKELLVEVLCLRGEMGQGASEEEEEEEERIDNKVADLMNVLKKEQEGRRGERKREREILREERAEEERRMWKVNLERQGLQDELRKLKRRLFAMARGCAHSQAALNNQRREVEILKREEEKLKSLVLQLIEEGCQLRLAQQQQLSVVRAKLQEQSSSQTTNTAEELTECRRHSCGDIQQYVEGGLKALEDRYEPILLALLKRREATAGAIVKAKEQAQELRAQLRPLMEEIEKLKLQRACLEEKLNLIHMQRRENVGQYKETVHCLEESSRELKTELQIQKRKTKEIKELRDSLNEQLLLYRNAIQDHNMGDNEEET; this comes from the exons ATGGATGACCTAGATGATAACATTTCATCCTCTGGTTTTGAGCCACTCTTCATTAAGGAAGAGGAGGGGAATCCAGAGAGATCCCTCATGGAACAAGGAGAATGCAACACAAACCTCCATGACCTCACCTTCACAGGCGCACAGCTAAAGCAATCAGCTTTGATAAAGCCATACCTCCAGGAGATGGATGACTTACTGAAGAGCTGTGAAGAGCTCACCGGTATTTCATTTGGCTCTCAGTACTCAGCAAATTATACTGAAACAAATCTGAATGAATCCAGTCATGGTCAGGCAAAAGAGGAAGTAACAGTGGAAAAGTGTGGAGAAGCATGGAAACATCCCCAAGCCTATCTTTCAACTAGCTACATTGACACACACATAGATGGGACCAGTGCCGAAGAAAAGCCTGCCCAGGGCCAATCGCATTGCATGGGAACTGTCATCGACAGGTGTGGCGTGACCACAGAACGCTGTCGCCAGGCAGAAATGCCTCTGACATCAGCAGGTAACAAACTGAGCAAAACCATGGTGGAGTATGAAGGCCAGCTGCTGGGGATGCTAGCCATGCTGGAGGGCTGTATGGAAGAAACTGGCATGGATTTTGAACCCCAAGAGTGGGTTACAGATGAAAGCCAAGAATATGTACACATCAACAAGAACCCTCAGCTTTATAGAGGCACAACACTGGTGCCCATTCAGCAAGAGAGGCTATTAAAGACGGAGAGCCAGCCAATGCAATTGGACTCCTGGGAAGAAGGTCAAGTTTCCAAGGACACCGGGAAAAGAATGACAGCAGGTTCAGCAACACATGGCAGCCAGCACAAAGATTTGTCTGGCCATGACATGATGGGTGAGCTCTCTGTGGACCGATCAGAAAGCCCAGGTCATCTAAAAACAGACAAGGTGTTCGGCTTTTCAGAGACACCCATAGATACTACAAAAGAGAACACGATGTACTGCGAGGGAATGAAGCCTGGACATATATTTGATGAAAGCACAGAAACAACAGGAGATGTGATTGAGATTGATGTAGATGCCAATGAACTCCTGTCTGAGAAGACAGAAGAACTCAAGAGAGACACCTTAGATCTGGGATCTAGTGTGACAGAATTAGAGGCCTTGGGGACTCAGATGGAGGACTGCATTGAAGGGGTACAGCGATtacagaagaggaggaaggagcTGCTGGTAGAGGTGCTGTGCCTGAGAGGGGAAATGGGCCAAGGGGcaagtgaggaggaggaggaggaggaggagcggaTTGATAACAAAGTGGCAGACCTGATGAATGTGctcaaaaaagaacaagaaggcagaaggggagaaagaaagagggagagagagatcctcagggaggagagggcagaGGAGGAAAGAAGGATGTGGAAGGTGAACCTGGAGAGACAGGGGCTACAAGATGAGCTTAGAAAGCTGAAGAGGAGGCTATTTGCAATGGCGAGGGGCTGCGCCCACAGCCAGGCAGCTCTGAACAACCAGCGCCGTGAAGTGGAGATACTAAAGAGAGAAGAG GAGAAGCTGAAGTCCTTGGTGCTCCAGCTGATAGAAGAGGGCTGCCagctcaggctggcccaacaaCAACAGCTCTCAGTAGTAAGAGCGAAGCTCCAGGAACAGAGCTCCAGTCAGACTACCAAcactgcagaggagctgactgAATGCAGGAGGCATTCATGTGGGGACATACAGCAGTATGTGGAGGGTGGCCTGAAAGCATTGGAGGACAG GTATGAGCCCATTTTGCTTGCACTGTTGAAGAGAAGAGAGGCAACAGCTGGCGCAATCGTTAAAGCCAAAGAGCAGGCCCAGGAGCTGAGAGCCCAGCTGAGACCTCTGATGGAGGAGATAGAAAAACTGAAGCTGCAGAGGGCTTGTTTGGAGGAGAAACTCAATCTAATCCACATGCAAAGAAGAGAAAACGTGGGGCAGTACAAG GAGACGGTGCACTGTCTGGAGGAGAGCAGCAGAGAACTGAAGACTGAGTTACAGATTCAGAAGCGAAAAACCAAAGAGATCAAGGAGTTGAGAGATAGCCTTAACGAGCAGCTCCTACTTTACAG aaATGCCATTCAGGACCATAACATGGGTGACAATGAGGAGGAAACATGA